The window ACGGAAGGCATCGAACCCCGGGATGTATCTATCGTCTGGCTTCTGCGCCTGCCCCGGGTGTTGCTGGCCTTTATCGTGGGCGGTTCCTTGGCCATGAGCGGCGCCGTTATCCAGTCGGTTTTGAAAAACCATCTTGCCACACCGTATATTCTGGGGGTCTCCTCCGGCGCAACCCTGGGTTCGGCCCTGATTATGCTCACCGGGTTTGCAATACCCCTGGTAGGTGGATTAACCATGCCGGTGGCGGGTTTTTTATTCGGCCTGTTAACGGTGTATATCGTTGTTAGCTTTTCTTCAAAACTTGATAAAACCATGTCGAACAATACTATTATTCTCTTCGGTATGGTTTTTACTCTCTTTATTTCAGCTCTGCTCACCACCCTTATGGCTCTGTACCGGGAGGAGCTAAAGAGCCTGATCACCTGGCAGATGGGGAGCTTCGCACTCAAAGGCTGGTCTTATGTCAGGGTTATGCTTCCCTTCTTTATAATTGGAACCCTGGGGATTATCCGGTACACCAAAGAAATGGACATCCTTACCTTTGGGGAGGATCAGGCAAAATCCGTTGGGGTGGAAACAGAAAAGGTGCGGAAACATTTGTTTGTATTCTCCACCATTCTTACCGGAGCGGCAGTTTCGTTAAGCGGTACCATAGGTTTTGTGGATCTTATTGCCCCCCACATGGCGCGAAAAATTGTGGGATCAAACCACCGGTATGTGATACCCATGTCTTTTATTCTTGGCGGATCCCTGATGGTGGTAGCCGACCTTATCGCCCGGACTATCGTTTCTCCTTCGGAATTACCGGTGGGGGCTATAACCGCACTTGTCGGCGCACCCTTCTTTGCCTGGGTATATTTTGGGAAAAGGTAGGCGGCTCTTATGCTGGAAATAAAAAACCTGTATAGCGGATACGATGGGGTCGATGTTATTCATGATATCAGTCTCAGGGCGGAGAAGGGGGAATTTCTCTGTATCCTTGGACCTAACGGCTGTGGCAAGAGTACCCTGCTAAAGTCCATTGCCCGGATACTGAGCTACCGGGGAAACATCATTGTTGATAACCGGGAGGTATCTTCCTACAACAGAAGGGATCTGGCTAAAAAAATAGCCCTCATGGGTCAGAATTCGGAAATATATTTTCCCTACAGTGTTTATGATACGGTTTCTCTGGGACGTTATGCCCATACAGAGGGGTTTCTGAAAAGTCTTTCCGTAGAGGACAGGGAAATTATCACGGACATTCTCAAACAGCTGGGGATCTTCAATGAGAAGGATAGGATGATAAATGAGCTTTCCGGCGGCCAATTGCAGCGGGTATTTTTAGCCCGGACCCTGGCGCAGAACCCTGATATCATTCTGTTGGATGAACCGACCAATCATCTGGACCTGAAACATCAGGTAGAATTACTGCAATATTTGATAAGTTGGGCAAAGGCTAATAACAGAACGGTTATAGGTGTACTGCATGACCTTAATCTGGCGCGCAGTTTTGCGGACACCACTACGATTATGGCTGATGGAAAACTTATTTCCTATGGTGATCCTGAAACGGTTCTGAACGGAGAAACTCTAAAGGCGGTGTATGGTATGGACATCCGGAAGTTCATGCTGGAATCTCTGGAAAATTGGCGGAATACCCATGTCTGAAATAGCCATATACGGAAAAGGTGGGATCGGCAAATCGACCATATCCTCGAATATTTCCGCGGTTCTCGGGCGGCAGGGAAAGAAGATCCTGCAGATAGGCTGTGACCCAAAACACGATTCCACCAGATTTCTGCTCCACGGGGAACGGATTACCACGGTACTGGATTACCTTAAAGG is drawn from Treponema primitia ZAS-1 and contains these coding sequences:
- a CDS encoding FecCD family ABC transporter permease is translated as MKNSRKILIGSVLAAVIVCAGSSIGSSNIRIYDTLRIIIEKILPISLTEGIEPRDVSIVWLLRLPRVLLAFIVGGSLAMSGAVIQSVLKNHLATPYILGVSSGATLGSALIMLTGFAIPLVGGLTMPVAGFLFGLLTVYIVVSFSSKLDKTMSNNTIILFGMVFTLFISALLTTLMALYREELKSLITWQMGSFALKGWSYVRVMLPFFIIGTLGIIRYTKEMDILTFGEDQAKSVGVETEKVRKHLFVFSTILTGAAVSLSGTIGFVDLIAPHMARKIVGSNHRYVIPMSFILGGSLMVVADLIARTIVSPSELPVGAITALVGAPFFAWVYFGKR
- a CDS encoding ABC transporter ATP-binding protein, whose translation is MLEIKNLYSGYDGVDVIHDISLRAEKGEFLCILGPNGCGKSTLLKSIARILSYRGNIIVDNREVSSYNRRDLAKKIALMGQNSEIYFPYSVYDTVSLGRYAHTEGFLKSLSVEDREIITDILKQLGIFNEKDRMINELSGGQLQRVFLARTLAQNPDIILLDEPTNHLDLKHQVELLQYLISWAKANNRTVIGVLHDLNLARSFADTTTIMADGKLISYGDPETVLNGETLKAVYGMDIRKFMLESLENWRNTHV